In the Chroococcidiopsis sp. SAG 2025 genome, one interval contains:
- a CDS encoding protein tyrosine phosphatase family protein: MENVKKINEQLAVAGQVTPEQLQQAAQEGFKSVLNLRSPDEEGYWQDEQQQAEALGLHYANIPVKVDTLTEDKTTEVLEQIDALPKPLLLHCYKQMRAGAMALMNVATRNGLTPEQAFEKAHEIGFDCSAYPQMKEFFAQYVSTHSKTTEGKTS; encoded by the coding sequence ATGGAAAATGTCAAGAAGATTAACGAGCAGCTCGCTGTAGCCGGACAAGTTACGCCAGAGCAACTGCAACAAGCGGCGCAAGAAGGCTTTAAGTCGGTTCTCAACTTGCGATCGCCTGACGAAGAAGGTTACTGGCAAGACGAACAGCAGCAAGCAGAGGCGCTAGGGCTGCATTACGCGAATATTCCCGTCAAGGTCGATACTCTGACTGAGGACAAGACCACTGAAGTTCTGGAGCAAATCGACGCACTACCGAAACCACTCTTACTGCACTGCTATAAACAGATGCGGGCTGGGGCGATGGCGCTGATGAATGTAGCTACCAGAAACGGACTGACACCAGAGCAAGCATTTGAAAAGGCTCATGAAATAGGTTTTGACTGTAGTGCTTATCCCCAAATGAAAGAGTTCTTCGCCCAGTACGTTTCAACCCACTCAAAGACAACTGAAGGAAAGACAAGCTAG
- a CDS encoding ArsR/SmtB family transcription factor: MPEISLAALAQVAEYFKVLSEISRLQVLNCLRSGAKNVTEIVAATGLGQANVSKHLKVLMQAGMVRREPRGISVFYEIADPIIFDLCEVVCDRISNRLLTQARQLEQFKSGEVKNYRSQS; the protein is encoded by the coding sequence ATGCCAGAGATTTCCCTTGCCGCTCTTGCTCAAGTGGCAGAGTATTTCAAAGTGTTATCCGAAATCAGTCGGTTGCAAGTTCTCAATTGTTTGAGATCGGGGGCGAAAAATGTGACGGAAATTGTCGCAGCAACTGGGTTAGGACAGGCTAATGTTTCCAAGCACCTGAAAGTGTTAATGCAAGCAGGGATGGTCAGGCGCGAACCTAGAGGCATCAGCGTTTTTTATGAAATTGCCGATCCGATAATTTTCGATTTATGTGAGGTGGTGTGCGATCGCATCTCCAACCGTTTGCTGACACAAGCACGGCAATTAGAGCAATTTAAGTCAGGGGAAGTGAAAAATTATCGATCCCAATCTTGA
- a CDS encoding DUF305 domain-containing protein, with protein MSNQLATHTHPSKKAVIYIFVGLLAGSAIATLLTTASNLQAQERDFELNNSVPSTSVAAPTMAVASRSERHYIEWTIFHDEQAIAIADLALSRATHQDIKTLAAAMKQTKTQELQQLQAWYRQWYGTNAPSYFSRWQHRDLEEDKPEQYRMHVMETDLAELKNAPDFEREFLRQTIASDRMAMMMSATILDGAERRELRDFARATLEQQQTEVEQMQQWYQDWDR; from the coding sequence ATGAGTAACCAGTTAGCGACTCATACCCATCCGAGCAAAAAAGCTGTTATCTATATTTTTGTAGGCTTGCTGGCTGGTAGTGCGATCGCCACTCTGTTGACAACAGCTAGTAATCTCCAAGCTCAAGAGCGAGATTTCGAGTTAAACAATTCTGTCCCTAGTACGTCCGTTGCTGCTCCCACAATGGCTGTTGCTAGTCGCAGCGAACGCCATTACATCGAATGGACGATCTTCCATGACGAGCAAGCAATTGCAATAGCCGATCTCGCTTTGAGTCGAGCTACGCATCAGGATATTAAAACTCTAGCAGCTGCTATGAAACAAACTAAAACTCAGGAACTTCAACAACTACAAGCGTGGTATCGGCAGTGGTATGGAACCAATGCACCCAGCTACTTCAGCCGTTGGCAGCACAGAGATCTAGAGGAGGATAAACCAGAGCAGTATAGAATGCACGTCATGGAAACAGATTTAGCCGAGCTGAAAAATGCACCAGACTTCGAGCGCGAATTTCTGCGGCAGACGATCGCGAGCGATCGCATGGCAATGATGATGTCTGCTACGATCCTCGATGGTGCGGAGCGCCGCGAACTACGAGACTTTGCTCGCGCCACGCTCGAACAGCAACAAACTGAAGTCGAGCAGATGCAGCAATGGTATCAAGATTGGGATCGATAA